The following are from one region of the Sandaracinus amylolyticus genome:
- a CDS encoding class I adenylate-forming enzyme family protein, with protein sequence MSEPLSVRAAARERGDADALIDEDGDAISWRTLAAEVDAQIAMLAAHGVDGRDPAARVAVVGSPTRVHIVDVLAAIEIGAPLVMLHPRWTDAERDVVIDESAPRVVLPTQTEVHVGHEPPRTREDTIDPARTLAVLYTSGTTGKAKGALLSRRAFLASARASAVNLPLTPSDRWLLCMPIAHVGGLSIVVRSLIARSTIVLAGPFDEARARDTIGARSITLVSLVPTMLARLLDAGFARPPALRTILLGGAACPERVLMRAIAANLPLRTTYGLTEACSQVSTARDDVRSLDEGAGHPLPGTGVRIGARGTIEVRGPTMFDGWLGQVASPFDADGWYDTGDLGELDARGHLHVLARRTDLIVSGGENVYPAEVEAALERVEGVRAACVFGVPDDRWGQIVAAAIVVDDRAPDDATITRALSGVLARFKRPRRIARLPALVVAGSGKLDRRATADAATPLLRALEVHDG encoded by the coding sequence TTGAGCGAGCCGCTCTCGGTGCGCGCCGCAGCGCGCGAACGTGGGGACGCCGACGCGCTGATCGACGAGGACGGCGACGCGATCTCGTGGCGCACGCTCGCCGCGGAGGTCGACGCGCAGATCGCGATGCTCGCGGCGCACGGCGTGGATGGTCGCGATCCCGCGGCGCGCGTCGCGGTCGTGGGCTCGCCGACGCGCGTGCACATCGTCGACGTGCTCGCCGCGATCGAGATCGGCGCGCCGCTGGTGATGCTGCATCCCCGGTGGACCGACGCCGAGCGCGACGTCGTGATCGACGAGAGCGCGCCGCGCGTCGTGCTGCCGACGCAGACCGAGGTGCACGTCGGGCACGAGCCGCCGCGAACGCGCGAGGACACGATCGATCCCGCGCGCACCCTCGCGGTGCTCTACACGTCGGGCACCACCGGCAAGGCCAAGGGCGCCCTGCTCTCGCGCCGCGCGTTCCTCGCGTCGGCGCGCGCGAGCGCGGTGAACCTCCCGCTGACGCCGAGCGATCGATGGCTGCTCTGCATGCCGATCGCGCACGTCGGTGGCCTCTCGATCGTCGTGCGCTCGCTGATCGCACGCTCGACGATCGTGCTCGCAGGACCCTTCGACGAGGCGCGCGCCCGCGACACGATCGGGGCCCGGAGCATCACGTTGGTGTCGCTGGTGCCGACGATGCTCGCGCGACTGCTCGACGCCGGCTTCGCGCGCCCGCCCGCGCTGCGCACCATCCTGCTCGGGGGCGCGGCGTGCCCCGAGCGCGTCCTGATGCGCGCGATCGCGGCGAACCTCCCGCTGCGCACGACCTACGGGCTCACCGAGGCGTGCTCGCAGGTGAGCACCGCGCGCGACGACGTGCGCTCGCTCGACGAAGGCGCGGGACATCCGCTGCCCGGCACCGGCGTGCGCATCGGCGCGCGCGGCACGATCGAGGTGCGCGGCCCGACGATGTTCGACGGATGGCTCGGCCAGGTCGCATCGCCCTTCGACGCCGACGGCTGGTACGACACCGGTGATCTCGGCGAGCTCGACGCGCGCGGTCACCTCCACGTGCTCGCGCGGCGCACCGACCTCATCGTGAGCGGCGGCGAGAACGTCTATCCCGCCGAGGTCGAGGCCGCGCTCGAGCGCGTCGAGGGCGTGCGCGCCGCTTGCGTGTTCGGCGTGCCCGACGATCGCTGGGGACAGATCGTGGCGGCCGCGATCGTGGTGGACGATCGCGCGCCCGACGATGCGACGATCACGCGCGCGCTCTCGGGCGTGCTCGCTCGGTTCAAGCGACCGCGCCGCATCGCGCGCCTACCCGCGCTGGTCGTCGCGGGCAGCGGCAAGCTCGATCGCCGCGCCACCGCCGACGCCGCGACGCCGCTGCTCCGCGCGCTCGAGGTGCACGATGGCTGA
- a CDS encoding serine/threonine-protein kinase, whose protein sequence is MSSSPAASDPRSRIPTPVDDRGAEPSAEERTSETRRRAASGEPELGMVAGRYKLLSRIAEGGMGVVYKAEHVLSRKKLAIKILHPHLCHGRQAVERFRREVSAAAEIDHPGIVQVFDAGVDNDGSFYMAMELLDGESLGARTRREWPGTRTAVELIIGMCAPLARAHEKGFVHRDLKPDNIFIARDHTGVETVKLLDFGLVREVTRRGPTQSGITFGTPEYMAPEQAMSAKKADVGADVWSVGVMLYELLAGRHPFTGETANAVMANAIKEPHPRLAEVAPHVPEELAKIVERCLEKDPARRPRHAGELGAALRTLTTRTTLDEQRPQNPVLRSHIESEEDALEGDEAAGNGGLDLDEHALLSSPPQQAGALDALAARAGLEPTDPAGRPAKTRSKAARSGAWVAVGAGALGLLGVIGWALSQRDDAGIVATQLPEARPAVAPAATGEATVTIPAPQEPAAPPAAETAPRPPEAPAAPVEAAVEAPEAAPAVVEAAPEPVRSTTRHRRASSGPTEGSESALAEAQACLQRGDTRCAVQLLQGGQSAAEMSLLVDVYRMQGRTGDARSVMQRYLRRFSRGSNADAYRRELALGGE, encoded by the coding sequence GTGAGCAGCTCGCCCGCCGCCTCGGATCCGCGCTCGCGGATCCCCACGCCCGTCGACGACAGGGGCGCGGAGCCGTCTGCGGAAGAGCGGACGTCGGAGACACGACGCCGCGCCGCGAGCGGCGAGCCCGAGCTCGGCATGGTCGCGGGGCGCTACAAGCTGCTCTCGCGCATCGCCGAGGGCGGCATGGGCGTGGTCTACAAGGCCGAGCACGTCCTCTCGCGCAAGAAGCTCGCGATCAAGATCCTGCATCCGCACCTGTGCCACGGGCGCCAGGCGGTGGAGCGCTTCCGTCGTGAGGTGAGCGCGGCCGCGGAGATCGATCATCCGGGCATCGTCCAGGTGTTCGACGCGGGCGTGGACAACGACGGCTCGTTCTACATGGCGATGGAGCTGCTCGACGGCGAGAGCCTCGGCGCGCGCACCCGTCGCGAGTGGCCGGGCACGCGCACCGCGGTCGAGCTGATCATCGGGATGTGCGCGCCGCTCGCGCGCGCTCACGAGAAGGGCTTCGTCCATCGCGACCTGAAGCCCGACAACATCTTCATCGCCCGGGATCACACCGGCGTCGAGACCGTGAAGCTGCTCGACTTCGGGCTCGTCCGCGAGGTCACGCGGCGCGGCCCGACGCAGAGCGGGATCACGTTCGGGACGCCCGAGTACATGGCGCCCGAGCAGGCGATGAGCGCGAAGAAGGCCGACGTCGGCGCCGACGTGTGGTCGGTCGGCGTGATGCTCTACGAGCTGCTCGCGGGGCGGCACCCGTTCACCGGCGAGACGGCGAACGCGGTGATGGCGAACGCGATCAAGGAGCCGCACCCGCGCCTCGCCGAGGTCGCGCCGCACGTGCCCGAGGAGCTCGCGAAGATCGTCGAGCGGTGCCTCGAGAAGGACCCGGCGCGCCGGCCGCGCCACGCGGGCGAGCTCGGGGCCGCGCTGCGCACGCTGACGACCCGCACGACGCTCGACGAGCAGCGCCCGCAGAACCCGGTGCTGCGCTCGCACATCGAGTCCGAGGAGGACGCGCTCGAGGGCGACGAAGCCGCGGGGAACGGCGGGCTCGACCTCGACGAGCACGCGCTGCTCTCGTCGCCGCCCCAGCAGGCCGGGGCGCTCGATGCGCTGGCGGCGCGCGCGGGGCTCGAGCCGACCGATCCCGCGGGGCGTCCCGCGAAGACGCGGAGCAAGGCCGCGCGCTCCGGCGCGTGGGTGGCGGTGGGCGCGGGCGCGCTGGGGCTGCTCGGGGTGATCGGGTGGGCGCTCTCGCAGCGTGACGACGCGGGGATCGTCGCGACCCAGCTCCCCGAGGCGCGGCCCGCCGTCGCCCCGGCGGCGACCGGTGAGGCGACGGTGACCATCCCGGCGCCCCAGGAGCCCGCAGCGCCTCCGGCCGCCGAGACGGCCCCGAGGCCCCCGGAAGCGCCTGCCGCGCCGGTGGAGGCCGCCGTCGAGGCCCCGGAGGCCGCCCCGGCCGTCGTGGAGGCCGCGCCGGAGCCGGTGCGCAGCACCACGCGGCATCGGCGGGCGTCGAGCGGACCGACCGAGGGCAGCGAGAGCGCGCTCGCCGAGGCCCAGGCGTGCCTGCAGCGGGGCGACACGCGCTGCGCGGTGCAGCTTCTCCAGGGCGGGCAGAGCGCGGCGGAGATGTCGCTGCTCGTCGACGTGTACCGGATGCAGGGGCGCACCGGCGATGCGCGCTCGGTGATGCAGCGCTACCTGCGGCGGTTCTCGCGGGGATCGAACGCCGACGCGTACCGCCGCGAGCTCGCGCTCGGCGGCGAGTAG
- a CDS encoding DUF5914 domain-containing protein → MPTFPVRLDGSLVLLGRDPAEVAGQPTSPLEPDWVQADPRRIRASLARASAKPSGGWAVLDATRAVREANAPRRYVVAGRELAAWWDGERVKVAPDACPHMGASLSCGHVNESGEVVCPWHGLALGNTAHGGWAPLRAHDDGVLTWVRLSALRAPGEAATDVPVLPARPPRFLDAVVRTEARCAPEDVIANRLDPWHGAHFHPHSFARLRVIGEDAESITVRVVYRIAGRVGMEVDARFHCPDPRSIVMTIVAGEGVGSVVETHATPIEPGRTAVVEATLAYSERPQMAWLPRAGALMRKLVQARAARLWDDDARYCERTYQLRTKKTALTVLDDAEIPAPAEAE, encoded by the coding sequence ATGCCTACATTCCCGGTCCGCCTCGATGGCTCCCTGGTGCTGCTCGGACGCGACCCTGCAGAGGTCGCGGGGCAGCCCACGTCGCCCCTCGAGCCCGACTGGGTCCAGGCCGACCCGCGCCGCATCCGGGCATCGCTGGCGCGCGCGAGCGCGAAGCCGAGCGGCGGCTGGGCCGTGCTGGACGCGACGCGCGCGGTGCGCGAGGCGAACGCGCCGCGTCGCTACGTGGTCGCGGGGCGCGAGCTGGCCGCGTGGTGGGACGGCGAGCGGGTGAAGGTGGCGCCCGACGCGTGCCCCCACATGGGCGCGTCGCTGTCGTGCGGGCACGTGAACGAGAGCGGCGAGGTCGTGTGCCCGTGGCACGGGCTCGCGCTCGGGAACACGGCGCACGGCGGCTGGGCCCCACTGCGCGCCCACGACGACGGAGTGCTCACGTGGGTCCGCCTGAGCGCGTTGCGTGCGCCCGGTGAGGCCGCGACCGACGTGCCCGTCCTGCCGGCGCGCCCGCCTCGCTTCCTCGACGCGGTGGTGCGCACCGAGGCGCGCTGCGCGCCCGAGGACGTCATCGCGAACCGGCTCGATCCCTGGCACGGCGCGCACTTCCATCCGCACTCGTTCGCGCGGCTGCGGGTGATCGGCGAGGACGCGGAGTCGATCACGGTGCGCGTCGTCTATCGCATCGCGGGACGCGTCGGCATGGAGGTCGACGCGCGCTTCCACTGCCCCGATCCGCGCAGCATCGTGATGACGATCGTCGCGGGCGAAGGTGTGGGCTCGGTGGTCGAGACCCACGCGACGCCGATCGAGCCGGGGCGCACCGCGGTCGTCGAAGCGACGCTCGCGTACTCGGAGCGCCCGCAGATGGCGTGGCTGCCGCGGGCCGGCGCGCTGATGCGCAAGCTGGTGCAGGCGCGCGCAGCGCGGCTCTGGGACGACGACGCCCGCTACTGCGAGCGCACGTACCAGCTGCGCACGAAGAAGACCGCGCTCACCGTGCTCGACGACGCGGAGATCCCCGCGCCCGCCGAAGCCGAGTAG
- a CDS encoding hydroxysqualene dehydroxylase codes for MTGDRLALAPRPSLAERLGLGRREVRGAFRGTRERAEPGTRVVVIGGGIAGTSAACVLAERGVEVVLVEKQPFLGGRLAAWSERLPDGQHFMMERAFPAFHRHYYNLRAILRRVDPELASLEALPDYPILGPDGSTDSFAGLPTTAPLNLISLFRRTPWLTLNDLRRIDGESFRAMLTFDPIRSYGELDDRSARDWLDRLALPPRAREMLFRVFSRSVFNREEAISAAEMISRLHFYFLGNPEGLRFDVLEEPTSDVLWKPMERYLARHGVELRMGASATKLERDKIGATRVHLEDGSIIACDGAVLATCVPALRELVAHSPDLHESAEFASSIDSLTTSAPFAVLRLFLDRPASPDRLPHVNVAGLGALDQITIYDRFEGESRRWARRHGGTVIQLQAVALAEGREERAVRNEMVSTLRAVYAELSDANVLHEVMMVRQDQPGFAPGSHATRPRVVTPYGNLVLAGDYVKLPFPTALMERAAASGLLAANQLLDRWDVRGEPVWSIPPRGFIASMRFAGSPGAT; via the coding sequence GTGACCGGGGACCGCCTCGCGCTCGCGCCGCGTCCCTCGCTCGCGGAGCGACTGGGGCTCGGTCGCCGCGAGGTGCGCGGTGCGTTCCGCGGGACGCGCGAGCGCGCGGAGCCCGGCACCCGCGTGGTGGTGATCGGCGGCGGCATCGCGGGCACGAGCGCGGCATGCGTGCTCGCCGAGCGCGGCGTCGAGGTGGTGCTCGTCGAGAAGCAGCCGTTCCTCGGAGGACGGCTCGCGGCGTGGAGCGAGCGCCTGCCCGACGGGCAGCACTTCATGATGGAGCGCGCGTTCCCCGCGTTCCATCGCCACTACTACAACCTCCGCGCGATCCTGCGGCGCGTCGATCCCGAGCTCGCGTCGCTCGAGGCGCTGCCCGACTATCCGATCCTCGGGCCCGATGGCTCGACCGACTCGTTCGCCGGCCTGCCGACGACCGCGCCGCTCAACCTGATCTCGCTCTTCCGGCGCACGCCGTGGCTCACGCTGAACGACCTGCGCCGCATCGATGGCGAGTCGTTCCGCGCGATGCTGACCTTCGATCCGATCCGCAGCTACGGCGAGCTCGACGATCGCAGCGCGCGCGACTGGCTCGATCGCCTCGCGCTGCCGCCGCGGGCGAGGGAGATGCTGTTCCGCGTCTTCTCGCGCTCGGTGTTCAACCGCGAAGAAGCGATCAGCGCGGCCGAGATGATCTCGCGCCTGCACTTCTACTTCCTCGGCAACCCCGAAGGGCTTCGCTTCGACGTGCTCGAGGAGCCGACGAGCGACGTGCTGTGGAAGCCGATGGAGCGCTACCTCGCGCGCCACGGCGTCGAGCTGCGGATGGGCGCGAGCGCGACGAAGCTCGAGCGCGACAAGATCGGCGCGACGCGCGTGCACCTCGAGGACGGCTCGATCATCGCGTGCGACGGCGCGGTGCTCGCGACGTGCGTGCCCGCGCTGCGCGAGCTCGTGGCGCATTCGCCCGACCTGCACGAGAGCGCGGAGTTCGCGAGCTCGATCGACTCGCTCACGACGAGCGCGCCGTTCGCGGTGCTGCGGCTCTTCCTCGATCGTCCGGCGAGCCCGGATCGTCTTCCCCACGTGAACGTCGCGGGGCTCGGCGCGCTCGACCAGATCACGATCTACGACCGCTTCGAGGGCGAGAGCCGCCGCTGGGCCCGCCGTCACGGCGGCACCGTGATCCAGCTGCAAGCGGTCGCACTCGCCGAGGGCCGCGAGGAGCGCGCGGTGCGCAACGAGATGGTCTCGACGCTGCGCGCGGTGTACGCGGAGCTCTCGGACGCGAACGTCCTCCACGAAGTGATGATGGTGCGGCAGGACCAGCCGGGGTTCGCGCCGGGCAGCCACGCGACGCGCCCGCGCGTGGTCACGCCCTACGGCAACCTCGTGCTCGCGGGCGACTACGTGAAGCTGCCGTTCCCCACCGCGCTGATGGAGCGCGCGGCGGCGAGCGGTCTGCTCGCGGCGAACCAGCTCCTCGACCGCTGGGACGTACGCGGCGAGCCGGTGTGGTCGATCCCGCCGCGCGGCTTCATCGCGTCGATGCGCTTCGCGGGATCGCCCGGTGCGACCTGA
- a CDS encoding class I SAM-dependent methyltransferase, which translates to MPNASSPNAERKREVPRDFDDVADTYDFLTGLNPGYHRHLRLSAERLGLRRGARVLDLCCGTGLSTEALRVTYPDADIVGLDASEGMLAVARRKEVLAGVDFVHGDATDPRAAGIEGTFDGILMAYGIRNIADPDRCLRNLRALLAPGAPIVFHEYSVAESLTARAVWDAVCYGIIIPGGLVTAGDARIYRYLRQSVVSFDGVRAFEARLARAGFERVRTEPMDGWQRNVLHSFVAHAPSKVERE; encoded by the coding sequence TTGCCGAACGCCTCCTCTCCGAACGCAGAGCGCAAGCGCGAAGTCCCGCGCGACTTCGATGACGTCGCGGACACCTACGACTTCCTCACCGGGCTGAACCCCGGATACCACCGCCACCTGCGGCTCAGCGCGGAGCGTCTCGGGCTCCGGCGCGGCGCGCGCGTGCTCGACCTGTGCTGCGGCACCGGTCTCTCGACGGAGGCGCTGCGCGTCACGTACCCCGACGCCGACATCGTCGGGCTCGACGCGTCGGAGGGCATGCTCGCGGTCGCGCGCCGCAAGGAGGTGCTCGCGGGCGTCGACTTCGTGCACGGCGACGCCACCGATCCTCGCGCCGCGGGCATCGAGGGCACGTTCGACGGAATCCTGATGGCGTACGGGATCCGCAACATCGCCGACCCCGATCGCTGCCTGCGCAACCTGCGCGCGTTGCTCGCGCCGGGCGCACCGATCGTGTTCCACGAGTACTCGGTCGCCGAGTCGCTCACGGCGCGCGCGGTATGGGACGCGGTCTGTTACGGGATCATCATCCCCGGCGGGCTCGTGACCGCGGGCGATGCGCGCATCTATCGCTACCTGCGCCAGAGCGTCGTGTCGTTCGACGGAGTGCGCGCGTTCGAGGCGCGCCTCGCGCGCGCCGGGTTCGAGCGCGTGCGCACCGAGCCGATGGACGGATGGCAGCGCAACGTGCTGCACAGCTTCGTCGCGCACGCGCCGTCGAAGGTGGAGCGAGAGTGA
- a CDS encoding phytoene/squalene synthase family protein has protein sequence MSAAIERDLEACRALLARGSKSFAFASRALPYRLRDPVAAFYAFCRVSDDAVDESDDPRAALVALHTRLDAAYAGTPHDDPVDRALAWLAHVHGLPRGPLEALLEGYLWDVERRTYDELAGTIAYSARVASSVGVAMTALMGRRGPRTLARAADLGVAMQLTNISRDVGEDARNGRLYLPRTWMREEGVDPDRFIGAPTFSPGLGRVVRRLLDEADVLYARAEVGIADLPADCRLAIRAASRIYRDIGRVIRARGCDSVSARAHTTGARKALLLARATVVAGGSGSDDAPLAETRFLVDAAAA, from the coding sequence GTGAGCGCCGCGATCGAACGGGATCTCGAGGCCTGCCGCGCGCTCCTCGCGCGTGGATCGAAGTCGTTCGCGTTCGCGTCGCGCGCGCTGCCGTACCGGCTGCGGGATCCGGTCGCGGCGTTCTACGCGTTCTGTCGCGTCTCCGACGACGCCGTCGACGAGAGCGACGACCCGCGCGCCGCGCTGGTCGCCCTCCACACGCGCCTCGATGCCGCCTACGCCGGCACCCCGCACGACGATCCGGTCGACCGTGCCCTCGCCTGGCTCGCTCACGTCCACGGCCTTCCCCGCGGCCCGCTCGAGGCGCTCCTCGAGGGCTATCTCTGGGACGTCGAGCGCCGCACCTACGACGAGCTCGCCGGCACCATCGCGTACTCGGCGCGCGTGGCATCGAGCGTCGGCGTCGCGATGACCGCGCTCATGGGCCGCCGCGGTCCGCGCACCCTCGCGCGCGCCGCGGACCTCGGCGTCGCGATGCAGCTCACGAACATCTCGCGCGACGTCGGCGAGGACGCGCGCAACGGGCGGCTCTACCTGCCGCGCACCTGGATGCGCGAAGAGGGCGTCGACCCCGATCGATTCATTGGAGCTCCAACCTTCTCGCCGGGGCTCGGTCGGGTGGTGCGGCGTTTGCTGGACGAGGCGGACGTGCTCTACGCGCGCGCCGAGGTGGGCATCGCCGATCTCCCTGCCGACTGTCGCCTCGCGATCCGCGCAGCCTCGCGGATCTACCGCGACATCGGCCGGGTGATCCGGGCGCGCGGATGCGATAGCGTCAGCGCGCGGGCTCACACGACCGGCGCACGAAAGGCTCTGCTCCTCGCGCGCGCCACCGTGGTCGCGGGCGGGAGCGGGTCCGACGACGCACCGCTCGCGGAGACGCGCTTCCTGGTCGACGCCGCCGCTGCTTGA
- a CDS encoding extracellular solute-binding protein has product MSARAVRMGSRELVRLTVCLALLAALSCAPREDDDAVVLTFPVSAVGEERAILARQLRRFEDEHPGVQVRTIEMPDDPDPRHQLYVQWLNAGVSEPDLLQIDVIWTAELASAGWILPLDRFAPDVRDTFPRVLEAGRYEGRLFAMPWFVDVGMLYWRTDRIDHAPASLDELTARAREAQVDHGLVLSAARGEGLVTVFIEILGAYGGEIVDARGEVVVDSDAAVRALEWMRDAIHVDRIIPEDALSFREEQARFSFQTGRALFMRNWPYAYRLMQRSQVAGRFAVAPMPGASGGEPTAALGGQLLAINARSEHPEEAFALIEFLSRPEQMLERLAIAGQLPPRPSLYDDPRFAVASAIPADQARAVILRAALRPATPVYGEISRALQIHLHRALTNQEPPRAALSAAAREMRDRLAHASRPATATSAPWLPWVAIAIAITAAAWLAWRARTLTREERIAWGFVAPALAVIALFAIVPLALTLSESLHEHDLRAPWRGRPFVGLANYAELGSTPRFWEALAHTALFTTCCVVIEVLLGLALALILDAARRGRGITRAMALLPWALPTVVAALVWRFLFEGDRSPASDALVALGLRDEPFAFLAHPSAAWIPLIAADVWKTTPFVALLLLAGLTSIDPALHEAARVDGAGPVRRFVHVTLPLLRPALGVAVLFRTLDAFRVFDLAYVLTGGGPGTATEPLALYDFHALFSDLRFGYGAAISIVIVTCTALFAIVCVRILGAGAPR; this is encoded by the coding sequence GTGAGCGCCCGCGCCGTGCGCATGGGCTCGCGAGAGCTGGTGCGCCTCACCGTCTGCCTCGCGCTCCTCGCGGCGCTCTCGTGCGCACCGCGCGAGGACGACGACGCGGTCGTGCTCACGTTCCCGGTCAGCGCGGTCGGCGAGGAGCGAGCGATCCTCGCGCGCCAGCTCCGTCGCTTCGAGGACGAGCACCCCGGGGTGCAGGTCCGGACGATCGAGATGCCCGACGATCCCGATCCGCGGCACCAGCTCTACGTGCAGTGGCTGAACGCGGGCGTGAGCGAGCCCGACCTGCTGCAGATCGACGTCATCTGGACGGCGGAGCTCGCGTCGGCGGGATGGATCCTGCCGCTCGATCGCTTCGCGCCCGACGTGCGCGACACGTTCCCGCGGGTGCTCGAGGCCGGGCGCTACGAAGGTCGGCTCTTCGCGATGCCGTGGTTCGTCGACGTCGGGATGCTCTACTGGCGCACCGATCGGATCGATCACGCGCCGGCATCGCTCGACGAGCTCACGGCGCGAGCGCGCGAGGCGCAGGTCGATCACGGGCTCGTGCTCTCGGCGGCGCGCGGCGAAGGGCTCGTGACGGTGTTCATCGAGATCCTCGGCGCATACGGCGGTGAGATCGTCGATGCGCGCGGTGAGGTCGTCGTCGACTCCGATGCCGCGGTGCGCGCGCTCGAGTGGATGCGCGACGCCATCCACGTCGATCGGATCATCCCCGAGGACGCGCTCTCGTTCCGCGAGGAGCAGGCGCGCTTCTCGTTCCAGACCGGGCGCGCGCTCTTCATGCGCAACTGGCCGTACGCGTACCGGCTGATGCAGCGCTCGCAGGTCGCGGGTCGGTTCGCGGTGGCGCCGATGCCCGGTGCATCGGGCGGCGAGCCGACCGCGGCGCTGGGCGGACAGCTCCTCGCGATCAACGCGCGCTCCGAGCATCCCGAAGAGGCGTTCGCGCTGATCGAGTTCCTCTCGCGGCCCGAGCAGATGCTCGAGCGCCTCGCGATCGCGGGACAGCTTCCTCCACGCCCTTCGCTCTACGACGACCCGCGATTCGCCGTGGCCTCGGCGATCCCCGCCGACCAAGCGCGCGCCGTGATCCTGCGCGCGGCGCTGCGGCCCGCGACGCCGGTCTACGGCGAGATCTCGCGCGCCCTGCAGATCCACCTCCATCGCGCGCTCACGAACCAGGAGCCGCCCCGGGCAGCGCTCTCGGCAGCGGCGCGCGAGATGCGCGATCGGCTCGCCCATGCATCGCGGCCCGCGACCGCGACGAGCGCTCCGTGGCTCCCGTGGGTCGCGATCGCGATCGCGATCACCGCCGCGGCGTGGCTCGCATGGCGGGCGCGCACGCTCACTCGCGAGGAACGCATCGCGTGGGGCTTCGTCGCGCCGGCGCTCGCAGTGATCGCGCTCTTCGCGATCGTGCCGCTCGCGCTGACCCTCTCGGAGTCGCTGCACGAGCACGATCTGCGCGCGCCGTGGCGAGGACGACCGTTCGTGGGGCTCGCGAACTACGCCGAGCTCGGGTCGACGCCGCGCTTCTGGGAAGCGCTCGCGCACACCGCGCTCTTCACCACGTGCTGCGTCGTGATCGAGGTGCTGCTCGGTCTCGCGCTCGCGCTGATCCTCGATGCGGCGCGCAGAGGGCGGGGCATCACCCGCGCGATGGCGTTGCTCCCGTGGGCGCTGCCGACCGTCGTCGCGGCACTGGTGTGGCGCTTCCTCTTCGAAGGCGATCGATCACCGGCGAGCGACGCGCTCGTCGCGCTCGGCCTGCGCGACGAGCCCTTCGCCTTCCTCGCGCACCCGAGCGCGGCGTGGATCCCGTTGATCGCCGCCGACGTGTGGAAGACCACGCCGTTCGTCGCGCTGCTGCTCCTCGCGGGGCTCACGTCGATCGATCCCGCGCTCCACGAAGCGGCGCGCGTCGATGGCGCCGGACCCGTGCGTCGCTTCGTCCACGTCACGCTCCCGCTGCTGCGACCGGCGCTCGGTGTCGCGGTGCTCTTCCGCACCCTCGACGCGTTCCGCGTGTTCGATCTCGCCTACGTGCTCACCGGAGGCGGGCCCGGCACCGCGACCGAGCCGCTCGCGCTCTACGACTTCCACGCGCTCTTCTCCGATCTCCGCTTCGGCTACGGCGCGGCGATCTCGATCGTGATCGTGACGTGCACCGCGCTCTTCGCGATCGTGTGCGTGCGGATCCTCGGCGCAGGAGCGCCGCGATGA
- a CDS encoding carbohydrate ABC transporter permease — protein sequence MKARGCGVLLLAAMAAPLVLALVASLRPEAELQDSASALPTALTLDHYRALFERHHFVRPILNSLLVAALTTALAVPVAAACAYALARMTFRGRGAVLALVLAVTMFPQVSIVSPLYLLLRGVGLVDTYPGLVLPYLTFAMPLAVWLLVGQFRALPRELEEAAFVDGASRVRTLVEIVMPPALPGVITTAILTFVYCWNELLFALAFTVGEDHRTVPVAIALFRGQYQVPWGEILAGAIVASLPVVLLVLAVSRRIVSGLTAGGVKG from the coding sequence ATGAAGGCGCGGGGCTGCGGCGTGCTCCTGCTCGCGGCGATGGCGGCGCCGCTCGTCCTCGCGCTCGTCGCATCGCTGCGTCCGGAGGCCGAGCTCCAGGACTCGGCGAGCGCGCTGCCCACCGCGCTGACGCTCGACCACTACCGCGCGCTCTTCGAGCGGCACCACTTCGTCCGCCCGATCCTCAACTCGCTCCTCGTCGCCGCGCTCACCACCGCGCTCGCGGTCCCGGTCGCGGCGGCGTGCGCGTACGCGCTCGCGCGCATGACGTTCCGCGGGCGCGGCGCGGTGCTCGCGCTCGTGCTCGCGGTGACGATGTTCCCGCAGGTCTCGATCGTGTCTCCGCTCTACCTGCTGCTGCGCGGCGTCGGCCTGGTCGACACCTATCCCGGGCTCGTCCTGCCGTACCTCACGTTCGCGATGCCGCTCGCGGTGTGGCTCCTCGTCGGGCAATTCCGCGCGCTGCCGCGCGAGCTCGAAGAAGCGGCGTTCGTCGATGGTGCGAGCCGCGTTCGCACGCTGGTCGAGATCGTGATGCCACCCGCCCTGCCCGGCGTGATCACCACCGCGATCCTCACCTTCGTCTACTGCTGGAACGAGCTGCTCTTCGCGCTCGCGTTCACGGTGGGTGAAGACCATCGCACGGTGCCGGTCGCGATCGCGCTCTTCCGCGGGCAGTACCAGGTGCCGTGGGGCGAGATCCTCGCGGGCGCGATCGTCGCGAGCCTTCCGGTCGTGCTGCTCGTGCTCGCGGTCTCGCGCCGCATCGTGAGCGGCCTGACCGCCGGCGGAGTGAAGGGCTGA